From Macadamia integrifolia cultivar HAES 741 unplaced genomic scaffold, SCU_Mint_v3 scaffold_56A, whole genome shotgun sequence, a single genomic window includes:
- the LOC122071672 gene encoding putative clathrin assembly protein At1g33340: MFIREGKDRSAQHNTTMVVVGSHVQNKLRLVLGTMKDHASIGKAMICRVVGNSSSVDDGSRWFTGIEIAVVRATGHDNAPIDDKHMHEILFLVSNAPPGSVPFLAERISRRLDKTRDRNVALKTLLLVHRLLRGGDRYFEQDLRNAHLSGHLQIMINYYKRWRWCRSSGAFSNLISSCMNSNGNTRKKSSSYKKKNDQNGSGTHNYKAAQQHLISSSSCVGGPDPDPDPDPSICFLLNYAAFLEERMGWVINQAGKLEPIMTTFQQVKEYHHRLYELDKSIETLVFRRLPKYQAFLDRVLDCSPALPLLLLRIDEDLTRAAMNNILKETFQVYMGFCEGVATLLDSFFDFKNPSARLLALQLLKTASRLTYQLSNFFKICKRIVGTKNLDYPTVQVIISNHFLAMEPFLLSPSSSSSSSSSSSSSSSSSSSMNNDSSCTLSSKTTATSSSSPPPFCEYLSDQTQVTVTIPRAKIGQEEEGEAAATKQTSTGSSGTSPSLSTHHPFSCSRLETKISKVWIVFDNEEYSSQNANFSTRFGGPNTSTDQYSSTTTDDELDLDLPLPLPSNHQRLGECNIDEINNQHGKPACNCYNPFTVFGCR, encoded by the coding sequence ATGTTTATTAGAGAAGGGAAAGATCGATCAgcacaacacaacacaacaatGGTGGTGGTGGGAAGTCACGTACAAAACAAGCTCCGGCTAGTCCTGGGCACAATGAAGGATCATGCATCCATTGGCAAGGCCATGATATGCAGAGTTGTCGGCAACAGCAGCAGCGTGGACGATGGCAGCAGGTGGTTTACAGGCATAGAAATAGCAGTGGTTCGAGCCACAGGGCACGACAACGCTCCCATCGACGACAAGCACATGCACGAGATCCTCTTCCTCGTCTCAAACGCTCCTCCTGGCTCCGTCCCTTTTCTTGCAGAAAGGATCTCCCGCCGCCTCGACAAGACCCGTGATCGCAACGTTGCCCTCAAGACGCTCTTGCTCGTCCATCGTCTCCTGCGCGGAGGGGATCGCTATTTCGAGCAAGACCTTCGTAATGCCCACCTCTCCGGCCATCTCCAAATAATGATTAACTACTACAAACGCTGGCGGTGGTGTCGTAGCTCTGGGGCTTTCTCTAATTTGATCTCCTCCTGCATGAACAGCAACGGCAACACTAGGAAGAAGTCCTCATCgtataagaagaagaatgatcAAAACGGTAGTGGTACCCATAATTATAAGGCGGCACAGCAGCATTTAATTTCATCATCCAGCTGTGTTGGTGGTCCTGATCCTGATCCTGATCCTGATCCTTCCATCTGCTTTCTACTGAATTACGCGGCTTTCCTGGAAGAACGGATGGGGTGGGTAATCAATCAAGCAGGGAAGCTTGAGCCCATCATGACGACGTTCCAGCAGGTAAAGGAGTATCATCATCGGTTGTACGAATTAGACAAGTCCATAGAGACCCTAGTGTTCCGAAGGTTACCCAAATATCAGGCGTTCTTGGATCGTGTTTTGGATTGCTCACCGGCACTGCCGCTGCTCCTCCTCCGTATCGACGAAGACCTAACTCGAGCAGCCATGAACAACATCCTCAAAGAGACCTTCCAAGTCTACATGGGTTTCTGTGAAGGagtggctaccctcctcgattCCTTCTTCGATTTTAAGAATCCATCCGCAAGGCTCTTGGCTCTCCAACTTCTCAAGACAGCTTCTCGCCTTACCTACCAGCTCTccaatttcttcaaaatttgCAAGAGAATCGTCGGTACCAAGAATTTGGATTACCCAACCGTTCAGGTCATCATTTCTAATCATTTCTTGGCTATGGAACCATTCTTATTAAGCCCTTCTTCGTCGTCCTCCTCGTCCTCGtcctcatcatcgtcatcatcatcatcatcatccatgaATAATGACTCTTCTTGCACTTTGTCCAGCAAAACCACCGCAACTAGTTCAtcatctcctcctcctttttgcGAATATCTCAGTGATCAGACGCAAGTCACTGTCACCATACCCAGAGCCAAAATAggccaagaagaagaaggagaagcagCAGCGACAAAACAGACAAGTACTGGTAGTAGTGGTACATCTCCATCATTATCAACTCATCATCCTTTCTCTTGTAGTAGATTGGAGACTAAAATAAGCAAGGTATGGATAGTGTTCGACAATGAAGAGTACTCATCCCAAAATGCTAATTTCTCTACTCGGTTTGGAGGACCCAATACTAGTACTGATCAATACTCGTCGACAACTACTGACGACGAGCTGGACCTGGATCTTCCTCTACCTCTTCCCTCCAACCACCAACGATTAGGGGAATGCAATATAGATGAGATAAACAACCAACATGGGAAACCTGCTTGTAATTGTTATAACCCATTCACAGTTTTTGGTTGTCGTTGA